One stretch of Planctomycetota bacterium DNA includes these proteins:
- a CDS encoding PD40 domain-containing protein: protein MSRSTLPCTALLFALLAAPVTAQPPGAGSAAAEPSLSTLESRLLKNLRQVTSGTRRAGEGYFSPDIKSIIFQAVPLDYPFYQIFTQPLAGGTPRLVSTGRGRTTCSAFHPDGKSIIYASSHLDPQLDATEAAERKQQAEDAASGRRRRYEWNFDPHMDIFRADVDGQHIHRLTDAPGYDAEGSYSADGKQIVFCSMRSGDPDLYIMDADGSQVRQLTNQPGYDGGPFFSPNGQWVIYRTDRLKKDFLQVHAISVDGKVDVALTDNNGVNWAPYWHPSAPYIIWAGADHSDPNARPNYDLWLMRFEMKDGRIAAGPIERVTDHSTADVLPVWSPDGKQLMWTSNRGADHSSQLWIADFELPKGN, encoded by the coding sequence ATGAGCCGATCGACCCTCCCCTGCACCGCCCTGCTGTTCGCCCTGCTTGCCGCGCCGGTTACGGCCCAGCCCCCGGGGGCCGGCTCGGCCGCGGCGGAACCAAGTCTGTCGACGCTCGAAAGCCGGCTGCTCAAGAATCTGCGGCAAGTGACAAGCGGCACACGCCGCGCCGGCGAAGGTTACTTCTCGCCCGACATCAAATCGATCATCTTTCAGGCCGTGCCGCTCGACTATCCTTTCTATCAAATCTTCACCCAGCCGCTGGCCGGCGGCACGCCACGGTTGGTCAGCACGGGGCGCGGCCGGACTACCTGCTCGGCGTTTCATCCGGACGGCAAGTCGATCATCTATGCGTCGAGCCACCTGGACCCGCAACTCGACGCCACCGAAGCGGCCGAGCGGAAGCAGCAAGCCGAGGACGCCGCCAGCGGCCGCCGCCGGCGCTATGAATGGAACTTCGATCCGCACATGGACATCTTCCGCGCCGACGTCGACGGCCAGCACATTCATCGCTTGACCGACGCGCCGGGCTACGACGCCGAGGGTTCCTACTCGGCCGACGGCAAGCAGATCGTCTTTTGCAGCATGCGCAGCGGCGACCCGGACTTGTACATCATGGACGCCGATGGGAGCCAGGTGCGGCAATTGACCAACCAGCCCGGCTATGACGGCGGACCGTTCTTCTCGCCCAATGGCCAGTGGGTGATCTATCGGACCGATCGCTTGAAGAAAGATTTCTTGCAGGTCCACGCGATCAGCGTCGATGGCAAGGTGGACGTCGCGCTGACCGACAACAACGGCGTGAACTGGGCGCCGTACTGGCATCCGAGCGCGCCGTACATCATCTGGGCCGGGGCCGATCATTCCGACCCCAACGCGCGGCCGAACTATGACCTGTGGCTGATGCGATTTGAAATGAAGGACGGGCGAATTGCCGCCGGGCCGATCGAACGGGTGACCGACCATTCAACCGCGGACGTGTTGCCCGTCTGGTCCCCCGACGGCAAGCAGTTGATGTGGACCAGCAACCGCGGCGCGGACCACAGCAGCCAATTGTGGATCGCCGACTTCGAACTGCCGAAGGGGAATTGA
- a CDS encoding transglutaminase family protein, producing the protein MTTNHRMLVLLALWLAGCSSQTAPPAPKSDVHEVWDIVQLQQNRVGVRHFRAAPDTLDSQPAVRVDSDMTFRVLRAAQPIEQKTATITWETPQGRMLRFETRSQFGAEPTLTRGRVEGGELKIETEQAGRKTPGTVAWPSDGDGPEGVELSLLRKPMRPGERRRIVAFAPILNTVSVVQMVAVGKEATELLTGNYELLRIDAVTEVSGLTIHGKLWADASGNVLKQWIQEPLEQTLYRTTKEIALGEATPASFDLTLATNVLLKGKMPKDLHAAQQARYRVRMTGDDPASLFAVGQSQQVASQNVNTADVTVRAIRPETPLLPGVFDAPPTAEDLAASALVQLDAPPVVALAAAGAPEGGEPWKTAVAFEQFVQRKIKNKNFSQALGSAAEVAEHLEGDCTEHAVLLAALLRARKIPSRVALGMVYAPSERSMVFHMWTEAYLGDRWIPLDATLGRGGIGAGHLKLANSSLADGSALASFLTVAKALGRLQIELIEEK; encoded by the coding sequence ATGACTACGAACCATCGCATGCTAGTGCTGCTGGCGCTGTGGCTGGCCGGCTGTTCCTCGCAAACAGCGCCGCCTGCGCCCAAAAGCGACGTCCACGAAGTTTGGGACATTGTCCAATTGCAACAAAACCGAGTCGGCGTCCGGCACTTCCGCGCCGCGCCCGACACGCTCGACAGCCAGCCGGCCGTACGGGTGGACAGCGATATGACCTTCCGCGTCCTGCGCGCGGCCCAGCCCATCGAGCAGAAGACGGCGACCATAACTTGGGAGACGCCGCAAGGACGCATGTTGCGGTTCGAGACCCGGTCGCAATTCGGCGCCGAGCCGACGTTGACCCGCGGGCGCGTCGAGGGGGGGGAGCTGAAGATCGAAACCGAGCAAGCGGGGCGTAAGACCCCTGGCACGGTCGCGTGGCCCAGCGACGGGGACGGCCCCGAGGGGGTTGAGTTGTCGCTGCTGCGCAAGCCCATGCGCCCCGGCGAGCGGCGCAGGATCGTGGCGTTTGCGCCGATTTTGAACACCGTGTCGGTCGTCCAGATGGTGGCGGTCGGCAAGGAAGCGACCGAGTTGCTGACGGGCAATTACGAGCTGTTGCGCATCGACGCGGTGACCGAGGTCTCGGGCTTGACGATTCACGGCAAGCTGTGGGCCGATGCCAGCGGCAACGTGCTGAAGCAATGGATTCAGGAGCCGCTCGAACAGACTCTGTATCGTACCACCAAGGAGATCGCGCTGGGGGAAGCGACGCCGGCGAGTTTTGATCTGACCCTGGCCACGAACGTCTTGCTGAAGGGGAAGATGCCCAAGGATCTGCACGCTGCCCAGCAGGCTCGGTATCGCGTCCGCATGACCGGCGACGACCCGGCGTCGTTGTTCGCCGTGGGGCAGTCACAACAGGTGGCCAGCCAGAACGTCAACACGGCCGACGTGACGGTGAGGGCGATTCGACCCGAGACGCCGCTACTGCCGGGGGTGTTCGACGCGCCGCCGACGGCCGAGGATCTGGCGGCGAGCGCCCTGGTGCAGCTCGACGCCCCGCCGGTCGTGGCGCTGGCCGCTGCCGGCGCGCCCGAGGGGGGCGAACCTTGGAAAACGGCGGTGGCCTTTGAACAGTTCGTCCAGCGCAAGATCAAGAACAAGAACTTCTCGCAAGCGCTCGGCTCGGCGGCCGAAGTGGCCGAGCACTTGGAAGGGGACTGTACCGAGCACGCGGTGCTGCTGGCCGCGCTGCTGCGTGCGCGGAAGATACCGTCACGCGTGGCGCTGGGCATGGTCTACGCCCCCAGCGAGCGGAGCATGGTCTTTCACATGTGGACCGAGGCGTACCTTGGCGACCGCTGGATTCCGCTCGACGCGACCCTGGGGCGCGGCGGCATCGGCGCTGGGCACTTGAAGCTGGCCAACAGCTCGCTGGCCGACGGCTCGGCACTGGCCAGCTTTCTGACCGTGGCCAAAGCGCTCGGCCGCTTGCAGATTGAACTGATCGAAGAGAAGTAA
- a CDS encoding N-6 DNA methylase, which translates to MPNVSAREKDRLAEQVRLDALKTALERNKLGQFATPPALALDIATYAKRLLKGNRSAIRFLDPAIGTGSFYAAALETFSAKITTAAGIEIDSAFASAANEIWGPTGLKVSTGDFTKEPEPFVRFNLILTNPPYVRHHHLHAHDKPRLRDLVAERLGIQISGLAGLYCYFLLLAHSWLEKDGLAVWLIPSEFMDVNYGTAVKQYLTDKVTLLHIHRFCPSDVQFDDALVSSAVVVFKKSSATDNHTVEFSFGGTLNEPAKSQHVPLTELRERAKWTAYPNSGEVEKPAEGPRLGELFTIKRGLATGDNSFFILPREEANRLGIPSECLKPILPSPRYITNEMIEGGKDGYPKTDVVLSLIDTKLPESEIEKHFPEFWKYLQSGKAKSIHSRYLTSRRTPWYSQENREPAPFLCTYMGRSSGIGKKPFRFIWNQSKATAANVYLVLYPKGELKLALDADHSLYARVFDALNEISESAFKSEGRVYGGGLHKVEPLELSRLPVPKLAAAAGLPTRKKQRVAFA; encoded by the coding sequence ATGCCCAACGTATCCGCCCGCGAGAAAGACAGGTTGGCCGAACAGGTTCGGCTTGATGCTCTAAAGACTGCTTTGGAGCGGAATAAGTTGGGGCAGTTTGCGACACCGCCAGCACTCGCGTTGGACATTGCGACATACGCAAAGCGCCTTCTAAAGGGCAATCGCTCGGCAATTCGTTTTCTTGACCCAGCAATCGGAACCGGCTCATTCTACGCGGCTGCACTCGAAACATTTTCGGCAAAGATAACCACCGCAGCGGGAATTGAAATTGATTCCGCTTTTGCTAGTGCGGCAAACGAAATATGGGGGCCGACAGGTCTGAAAGTTTCGACGGGCGATTTTACTAAAGAGCCGGAACCATTCGTGCGCTTCAATCTGATACTGACGAATCCGCCTTATGTTCGCCATCATCATTTGCACGCACACGACAAGCCTCGCTTACGCGATTTGGTGGCAGAGCGGCTTGGGATTCAGATAAGCGGCTTGGCCGGGCTTTACTGCTATTTTCTTTTGCTGGCACACAGTTGGCTTGAAAAGGATGGATTGGCCGTCTGGTTGATTCCATCCGAGTTTATGGACGTAAATTACGGCACCGCCGTCAAGCAGTATTTGACTGACAAGGTAACGCTTCTTCACATCCATCGGTTTTGCCCGTCCGATGTTCAATTCGACGATGCGCTTGTTTCGTCTGCGGTTGTGGTGTTCAAAAAATCCTCCGCCACGGATAACCACACGGTCGAGTTCTCTTTCGGTGGCACGCTGAATGAGCCTGCCAAGTCGCAGCACGTTCCGCTTACTGAACTACGCGAACGTGCAAAATGGACGGCATATCCCAACTCTGGCGAAGTCGAAAAACCAGCGGAAGGGCCGAGATTAGGTGAGTTGTTTACAATCAAGCGTGGATTGGCGACCGGCGACAACTCATTTTTTATTTTGCCGCGTGAGGAAGCCAATAGGCTTGGCATCCCTAGCGAGTGTTTGAAGCCAATCCTGCCAAGCCCTCGATACATAACTAACGAAATGATCGAGGGCGGAAAAGACGGCTACCCCAAAACAGATGTTGTGTTGTCTCTGATTGACACTAAATTGCCCGAAAGCGAAATAGAAAAACACTTCCCGGAGTTCTGGAAGTATTTGCAGAGCGGCAAAGCAAAGTCGATTCATTCCCGCTATCTAACCAGCCGCCGCACCCCGTGGTATTCGCAAGAAAATCGGGAACCCGCTCCGTTTCTTTGCACTTATATGGGGCGTTCGAGCGGAATAGGAAAAAAGCCCTTCCGTTTCATTTGGAATCAATCGAAAGCTACAGCGGCAAACGTCTATTTGGTTCTTTACCCGAAGGGCGAATTGAAACTCGCCCTAGATGCTGACCACTCGCTATACGCCCGCGTGTTCGATGCTCTTAACGAGATTAGCGAAAGCGCCTTCAAGAGCGAAGGTAGGGTCTACGGTGGTGGCCTGCATAAGGTGGAACCGCTGGAGCTATCGCGGCTGCCGGTTCCGAAATTGGCTGCCGCCGCAGGATTGCCAACACGAAAAAAACAACGTGTAGCGTTCGCCTAA
- a CDS encoding XamI family restriction endonuclease: MAVNRDKTDIWKADTVASVDLFNQWFMESAPKAFRDTRVEATKDVERTLLATEDFAAITPAILEAHPQVLPTLRMACCPPLAVDRLIGLADANKSLVGKMEKGKLSVRMTETDRLDNFGKLIRIIDRMLDRDIFPWLATKSRPTPEQRHRASTIVADRLCGAVANPIIRNAQEKRQKEKIEAYLVGKGYKKKQHPSTLDIREMEAGTFWFGMNLVVGENPRPVRIPVDVVIQPRNLRPNRFPILVEAKSAGDFTNTNKRQKEEAKKVLQLRAKFGQGVEFVLFLCGYFDAGYLGYEAADLIDWVWEHRIDDFALLGI; encoded by the coding sequence ATGGCTGTCAACCGCGATAAGACCGACATTTGGAAAGCCGACACGGTGGCTTCGGTCGATTTATTCAATCAATGGTTTATGGAAAGCGCGCCCAAGGCGTTCCGTGATACTCGCGTTGAGGCGACGAAGGACGTTGAAAGGACTTTGCTTGCAACCGAGGACTTCGCGGCTATTACGCCCGCAATCTTGGAGGCACACCCCCAAGTTCTTCCAACGCTGCGCATGGCGTGTTGTCCACCGCTTGCCGTTGACCGTCTAATCGGGCTTGCCGACGCAAACAAAAGCCTTGTCGGCAAAATGGAAAAAGGCAAGCTGTCCGTCCGCATGACTGAAACCGACCGTCTCGATAACTTTGGAAAGCTGATTCGGATTATCGACCGAATGCTTGACCGTGATATTTTTCCTTGGTTGGCGACAAAATCACGGCCGACGCCAGAACAGCGACACCGTGCATCTACGATCGTCGCTGACCGCCTTTGTGGTGCCGTTGCTAATCCAATCATTCGCAACGCGCAGGAGAAGCGACAGAAGGAAAAAATCGAGGCGTATCTTGTCGGCAAGGGGTACAAAAAGAAGCAGCACCCCTCGACGCTCGACATTAGAGAAATGGAAGCCGGAACCTTTTGGTTTGGGATGAATCTGGTCGTTGGGGAGAACCCTAGACCAGTTCGCATACCAGTTGATGTTGTGATTCAGCCAAGGAACTTGCGACCAAATAGGTTTCCGATTCTCGTTGAAGCGAAATCGGCAGGCGATTTCACCAATACAAATAAGCGGCAAAAAGAGGAAGCAAAAAAAGTGCTTCAATTGCGCGCTAAGTTCGGGCAAGGCGTTGAGTTCGTGCTATTCCTCTGTGGATACTTCGACGCGGGTTATTTGGGTTACGAAGCTGCCGACCTGATTGATTGGGTCTGGGAACACCGCATAGACGATTTTGCATTGCTAGGAATTTAA
- a CDS encoding adenylate/guanylate cyclase domain-containing protein, whose translation MAHLQAQGAQPDQRWRRPLPSDSQQFVLGRAAGPWSVPWDQHISRQHAQLVWQHGKLEVEMLPAANNPIFKSGQEVRHCVIVPGEHFVLGETVFTVLDEPEVVEDNSPSAVNEQTFSAHYLRGLRFYNADQRIEVLARLPELISGALSEEEFLPRLAMMLMAGIPRASMVALVQWQHHDGDDRVHVLHWERRLGFSGDFRPSHKLVTAAVGHGHSVLHIWNAAPHAGDATYTMSDNVDWAFCTPMESEACPGWAVYVGGRNEVERTPLTPALGGSGTGSVGPIDLRGDLKFTELVASTFSALQQVQLLQRRQATLSQFFAPAVFQAFGSARPDVVLQPRETEVTVLFCDLRGFSLHSERMAGNLMALLERVSDALGVMTHEILDHGGVLGDFQGDAAMGFWGWPLAQADKVPRACRAALAINDVFQKAAHQADQSLADFRVGIGMATGRAVAGRIGTEDQVKVTVFGPVVNLASRLEGMTKLCRAPILLDGPTAEIVRQQLPAGAARLRRVATIRPYGMYARVEVSELLPPAGTADVPGDDDLQSYAAALSAFEQGQWSAALEQLEPLAARDGVAAFLRSTILGMGGAPAPGFDGVISLETK comes from the coding sequence ATGGCTCACTTGCAGGCACAAGGCGCACAGCCCGATCAGCGTTGGCGGCGGCCGCTGCCCAGCGACAGCCAGCAATTCGTGCTGGGCCGCGCGGCTGGCCCCTGGTCGGTCCCCTGGGACCAGCACATCTCGCGGCAGCACGCGCAATTGGTTTGGCAGCACGGCAAGCTGGAAGTCGAAATGTTGCCGGCCGCGAATAACCCGATCTTCAAAAGTGGCCAGGAAGTCCGCCACTGTGTCATTGTCCCCGGCGAGCATTTCGTGCTGGGCGAAACGGTCTTCACGGTCCTCGACGAGCCCGAGGTGGTCGAGGACAACTCCCCCTCGGCGGTCAACGAGCAGACGTTCAGCGCGCACTACCTGCGCGGCCTGCGCTTTTACAACGCGGACCAGCGGATCGAAGTGCTGGCCCGGCTGCCCGAGTTGATCTCCGGCGCGCTGTCCGAGGAAGAGTTCTTGCCGCGCTTGGCGATGATGTTGATGGCCGGCATCCCGCGGGCCAGCATGGTGGCGCTGGTCCAATGGCAACATCACGATGGCGACGATCGGGTCCACGTGCTGCATTGGGAACGGCGGCTCGGCTTCTCGGGCGACTTCCGCCCCAGCCACAAACTGGTGACGGCCGCGGTCGGCCACGGCCATAGCGTGTTGCACATCTGGAACGCCGCCCCGCATGCCGGCGACGCGACCTATACGATGAGCGACAACGTCGACTGGGCGTTTTGCACGCCGATGGAAAGCGAAGCGTGCCCCGGCTGGGCGGTGTACGTCGGCGGTCGCAACGAGGTCGAGCGGACTCCGCTGACGCCGGCGCTGGGGGGCTCGGGCACCGGCTCGGTCGGCCCGATCGACTTGCGCGGCGACTTGAAGTTCACCGAGCTGGTCGCCTCGACGTTCAGCGCGTTGCAACAGGTCCAGTTGCTGCAGCGCCGCCAGGCGACGCTGAGCCAGTTCTTCGCTCCGGCCGTGTTTCAGGCGTTTGGCTCGGCGCGCCCCGACGTGGTGTTGCAGCCGCGCGAGACCGAAGTCACGGTGCTGTTCTGCGACTTGCGAGGGTTTTCGCTCCACAGCGAGCGGATGGCCGGCAATCTGATGGCGCTGCTCGAACGTGTGAGCGACGCGCTCGGCGTAATGACCCACGAGATATTGGACCACGGCGGCGTGCTGGGAGACTTTCAGGGGGACGCCGCCATGGGCTTCTGGGGCTGGCCGCTGGCCCAGGCCGACAAGGTTCCTCGCGCTTGCCGGGCGGCCCTGGCGATCAACGATGTCTTTCAAAAAGCAGCGCACCAGGCCGACCAGTCGCTGGCCGACTTCCGCGTGGGGATCGGCATGGCCACGGGGCGGGCCGTGGCCGGACGGATCGGCACCGAGGATCAGGTGAAGGTGACGGTCTTCGGCCCGGTGGTGAATCTGGCCAGTCGCTTGGAAGGAATGACCAAGTTGTGCCGAGCGCCGATCCTGTTGGACGGGCCGACCGCCGAAATCGTCCGCCAGCAGTTGCCCGCCGGCGCGGCGCGGCTGCGACGCGTGGCGACCATCCGCCCCTATGGCATGTACGCGCGGGTCGAAGTCAGCGAGCTGTTGCCGCCGGCCGGCACGGCCGACGTGCCGGGGGATGACGACTTGCAGAGCTACGCAGCGGCCCTATCGGCGTTCGAGCAAGGTCAATGGTCGGCGGCGCTCGAGCAGTTGGAACCGTTGGCCGCGCGCGACGGCGTGGCCGCGTTCCTGCGGAGCACCATTCTCGGCATGGGGGGCGCGCCGGCGCCGGGCTTCGACGGCGTGATCAGCTTGGAGACCAAGTGA
- a CDS encoding glycosyltransferase family 2 protein — translation MADLRQLLDQLLAEPTSHTNAQPRSVEHVEMLERLLGKAACRHLGIFAVPEGFRLSVVIPVYNELKTVAEVIRRVRNCGVPVEIILVDDGSTDGTRQLLDSWRGEADLQIIFHQQNQGKGAALRTGFEHASGDVVIVQDADLEYDPAEFPVLIQPIVEGHADAVFGSRFLGQDHRVLYYWHSLGNQFLTLLSNMTTNLNLTDMETCYKAFRREVIQQIAPNLKENRFGIEPELTARIARLPGVRIYERPVSYQGRTYAEGKKITWRDGFRALWCILRYRNG, via the coding sequence ATGGCGGACCTCAGGCAGTTGCTCGATCAACTATTGGCCGAGCCGACCTCGCATACCAACGCGCAGCCGCGGTCGGTCGAGCATGTCGAAATGCTTGAGCGGCTGCTGGGCAAGGCGGCCTGTCGGCACTTGGGCATCTTCGCGGTACCCGAGGGGTTCCGCCTGTCGGTGGTGATTCCGGTCTACAACGAACTGAAGACCGTGGCCGAGGTGATCCGCCGAGTCCGCAACTGTGGCGTGCCGGTCGAGATCATCCTGGTCGACGACGGCAGCACCGATGGCACGCGGCAACTGCTGGACAGTTGGCGCGGCGAGGCCGACTTGCAGATCATCTTCCACCAGCAGAACCAGGGGAAAGGGGCCGCGTTGCGAACCGGCTTCGAGCACGCCTCGGGGGACGTGGTGATCGTCCAGGACGCCGACTTGGAATACGATCCGGCCGAGTTCCCGGTGCTGATTCAGCCCATCGTCGAAGGGCATGCCGACGCGGTCTTTGGCAGCCGATTCCTGGGCCAGGACCATCGCGTGCTTTATTATTGGCACTCGCTGGGCAACCAGTTCCTGACCCTGCTCAGCAACATGACGACCAACCTGAACCTGACCGACATGGAAACCTGCTACAAGGCGTTCCGTCGCGAGGTGATTCAGCAGATCGCGCCGAATCTGAAGGAAAACCGGTTTGGCATCGAACCCGAATTGACGGCGCGGATCGCGCGCCTGCCGGGCGTGCGAATCTACGAGCGGCCGGTTAGCTACCAGGGGCGCACCTACGCCGAAGGGAAAAAGATCACCTGGCGCGACGGCTTCCGAGCGCTCTGGTGCATTTTGCGATACCGGAATGGATAA